In Pyrus communis chromosome 8, drPyrComm1.1, whole genome shotgun sequence, one genomic interval encodes:
- the LOC137742610 gene encoding beta-glucuronosyltransferase GlcAT14B-like — protein MGSAVEKKWLVPLVISSVICIFLLATSLNSGLVSSRNAINSIFSLLPSRVVTNQSSPAFAETIISQSPPPPRLPAIPRFAYLISGSKGDLEKLWRTLKALYHPLNQYVLHLDLESPVAERLELASRVDNETLFNTVGNVFVIKKANMVTYRGPTMVANTLHACAILLRRSKDWDWFINLSASDYPLVTQDDLLHTFSTLNRNLNFIEHTSQLGWKEEKRAMPLILDPGLYSSKKQDVFWVTPRRTLPTAFKLFTGSAWMVLSRWFVEYCVWGWDNLPRTLLMYYTNFVSSPEGYFHTVICNEPEFAKTAVNHDLHYISWDIPPKQHPHTLNINDTNKMIASGAAFARKFRHDDPVLDRIDKELLHRRKDSFTPGGWCAGKPKCSRVGNPNKIKPGPGADRLRHLVSRLALTAKFGQNQCK, from the exons ATGGGGTCGGCAGTGGAGAAGAAATGGCTAGTCCCTCTTGTCATAAGCTCTGTCATCTGCATATTCCTTCTAGCTACTTCCTTGAACTCGGGTCTCGTCTCTTCACGAAACGCAATCAATTCGATCTTTTCCCTTTTACCATCTAGGGTAGTAACAAATCAATCTAGTCCAGCTTTTGCTGAGACAATAATTTCACAAAGTCCACCCCCTCCTCGGCTACCAGCTATTCCTCGCTTTGCTTATCTAATTTCCGGATCAAAGGGGGATTTGGAAAAGCTTTGGAGAACTCTCAAAGCGCTTTACCATCCGTTGAATCAATATGTTCTTCATTTAGACCTTGAGTCTCCGGTAGCagaaagattggagcttgcttCGCGAGTGGACAACGAGACTCTCTTTAATACAGTTGGGAATGTGTTTGTGATCAAGAAAGCTAATATGGTAACTTACAGAGGTCCAACAATGGTTGCTAATACTCTTCATGCCTGCGCAATTCTTCTCAGGAGGAGTAAGGATTGGGATTGGTTTATCAATCTCAGCGCCTCAGATTATCCGCTTGTTACTCAAGATG ATCTTCTTCAcacgttttcaactttaaaCCGAAATCTGAATTTCATTGAGCACACAAGCCAACTTGGCTGGAAAGA GGAAAAACGAGCAATGCCCTTGATTTTAGACCCTGGTCTCTACTCATCTAAAAAACAGGATGTATTTTGGGTTACACCAAGGCGAACATTGCCCACTGCATTTAAATTGTTTACTG GTTCGGCATGGATGGTCTTATCACGCTGGTTCGTCGAGTACTGTGTTTGGGGTTGGGACAATCTTCCGAGGACCCTTCTCATGTACTACACAAACTTTGTTTCTTCTCCGGAAGGCTACTTTCACACTGTTATATGCAATGAGCCGGAGTTTGCCAAAACTGCCGTCAACCATGATTTGCACTATATTTCTTGGGACATTCCTCCCAAGCAGCATCCCCACACCCTCAACATTAATGACACAAACAAGATGATTGCAAGCGGTGCTGCCTTTGCTCGGAAGTTCAGACACGATGACCCTGTCCTGGACAGGATCGATAAGGAATTACTTCACCGAAGAAAAGACAGCTTCACTCCAGGCGGCTGGTGTGCTGGCAAACCCAAATGCTCCAGGGTTGGGAACCCGAACAAGATCAAACCAGGTCCGGGTGCCGACAGGCTTCGCCACCTCGTGAGTAGGCTTGCCTTGACAGCTAAGTTTGGTCAAAACCAGTGTAAATAG